The nucleotide window GGTGCGCCGGGCGGGGTCGACGCGGATGCCGTTCATCGGTGAGAGGTCGAGCACCAGGCCGTCGTCGACCGTCGAGAAGCCGGGGATGCTGTGCGCGCCGCCGCGTACGGCGAGCGGAAGGCCCTCGCTGCGGGCGAACTCGACCGCCTTCAGCACGTCCGCGACGCCGTGGCAGCGGACGATGAGGGCGGGCCGGCGGTCGTGCGCGCCGTTCCAGATCGACCGGGCCTCGTCGTAGCCCGGATCGTCCGGGCGGATCAGCTCGCCCCGCAGCGCCTCTGCCAGCTCGCCGAGCGTGGCCTCGCCGAGGGCGCCGGGACGTGGTTGTGCCGTGGTCATGGTGACTCCTTCGTCGCGTCTACGCTATGCGGTTCCGACGCTACGAATCCGCCCTTTGCACCGACTTAGCGTCGCTTAGCGGCAGCGCTGAGCAGCGGCGCAGGCCGATCCGGGCGCCCAGCCGGCGGAACAGGGCGTCCGCGGCGCGCCCGTGGCGTTCGAGCGCCTCGGCGTCGCCGTCGTCGCGGGCGAGTTCGGCGGCGAGCAGCCGGGTCCATGCCACCAGCCGCAGGTAGCCCTGTGGCTCGAACGCCGCGACGGTCTGCTCGGCGAGGGCACGCGCGCGGTCCCGGGCGCCGGCGTACAGCTCGACGACCGTCAGGTTGAGCAGGGCGCCGCCGACGCCGGGGCCGTCGTCGACGGCCTCTCCCCGGTCGAGGGCGGCGCGGGCGAGCCGGCGCCCTTCGGCGAGGTCGCCGGCCGCGGCCGACAGCAGGCCGAGGTTGGCCAGGCTCAGGTTCTCCCCGCGCCGGTCGCCGAGGCGTTCGCGCAGCCGTAACGCCTCGCGCAGGTGCCGGTCGGCGGGGTCGAACAGGCGGGCGTCGCGCTCCACGCAGCCGAGGTGGTTGAGCGCGTGCGCCAGGCCGGCGTCGTCGTCGATGCGGGCGAACGCGTCGACGGAGCGGCCGGTGGTCTCCAAGGCTCCGGCCAGGTCGCCCGCGAGCCGGCGGACGTAGCCGAGCGCGGACAGCGCGTACGCGTGGCCCTGCACGGCGCCGACCCGCCGGCCCAGCAGCCAGGATTCCTCGAAGACCGGCACCTGGGCGGCGCCGACCGGCGCCAGCGGCATGCAGAACGTGACGGCCGGCAGGAACGGCGCCGCGGCCGGGTCGACGAGGCTCAGGTGCCGCAGGCAGGCGGCGAACCGCCGGCCGGCCGTGCGTACGTCCTCCCGGAAGAGCGCGGCGAGCGCGGCCAGCCAGTGTGCCGTCGCCGCGACCGGCGGTGTCCCGTCGCCGGCGAGCGCGGCCTCGGCGACCCGCTCCACCTCGTCGATCTCGGCGACGCCGACCAGCAGGATGCCGCGCATCAGCCGCGCCTGGATGGCGTCGGCCGGCGTGCCCGATCGCTCGGCGGCCGCGAGCGCGGCGGCGCCCAGGCTCGACAGCCGGTCGCTGCGGCCCCGGCGGGCCTCGAGGACCGCGAGCGCGAACAGCGCCCGCGCCCGGTCCGGTGAGGGCTCGGGCGCGAGCGCGAGGACGCGCTCCAGCCATCCGGCACCCTCGACGAAGTGGCCGCGGGCGAGCCAGTAGCGCCACAGGCTCACGCCGAGCAGCAGCGCCCGCCCGGGGTCGTTGCGCACCGCCCAGCCGAGCGCGGCGCGCAGGTTGTCGTGGTCGATGTCGAGCACCTGGGGGCGTTCGACGACGATTCCGGACGCGCGGTCCGGGTCGTTGCCGACGGCGAGCTCCAGGAAGTGCCGGCAGTGCGCGGCGTCGAAGGCGTCCGCCTCGCCCGCCTCGGTCAGCCGTTCCCGGGCCAGTTGCCGGATCGTCTCCAGCAGCCGGTAGCGCGAGCGGTCGCCGGCACGCTCGATCTGCACCAGCGACTTGTCGGCGATACGGCCGAGGCAGTCGAGGATCTCCCCGCGCGGCAGCCGCTCGTCGGCGCAGACCCGCTCGGCCGACGGCAGCGAGAAGCCGCCGGCGAAGACCGCCAGCCGGCGCAGCAGGATCTGCTCGTCGCCGGCGAGCAGGGCGTGGCTCCACTCCAGGGTGGCCCGCAGCGTCGCGTGGCGGGTGAGCTGGCCGCGGCGGCCGAGCAGGGACAACGCCCCGTGCAGCCGTTCGGCGATTTCGACCGCCTCGAGGTGCGACATCCGGGCCGCGGCCAGCTCGATCGCGAGCGGGATGCCGTCGAGGCGCCGGCAGATCTCCACCACGGCGGCCGCGTTGCCGGCGTCGATGCCGAAGCCGGGGCGCACGTCGCGGGAGCGGTCGAGGAACAGCCGCACCGAGGGCAGCATCGCGAGGCGCTCCGGGTCGCCCGCACCCTCGGCGGCGCCGGGCACCGCCAGCGACGGCACCCGGAACGTGACCTCGCCCGGCGCGTGCAGCGGCTCGCGGCTGGTGGCGAGCAGGGTCACGCCGGGGCAGGCGCGGCGGATCGCGCCGGCGAGGTTCCCGCACGCGGCGAGCAGGTGCTCGCAGTTGTCGAGGATCAGGAGCAGGGTGGTCGGCGCCAGCCGGCCGGTCAGCGTGCGCAGCGCGTCAGGGCCGGCCGCCGGGTCGAGGCCGAGCGCGGCCGCCACGGCGTCGGCCACCCGGCGCGGGTCGCCGACCCGGGCGAGGTCGGCGAACCACACGCCGTCGGGGTACGCGCCGAGCAGCCGGCGGGCCGCCTCCTCGGCGAGGCGGGTCTTGCCGGCGCCGCCGACGCCGGTCAGCGTGAGCAGCCCGCCCGGGGTCAGCAGGCGGTGCACGTCGGCGATCTCCCGGTCCCGCCCCACGAAGCTGGTCAGCGCCGGCGCCAGGTTGTGCCGGGGCGTGGCCGGCCGGTGCCCGTCCTGGTCCGCGGTGAGCAGGTCCCGGTACAGCCGCCGGGTCTCCGGGTCCGGGTCGCTGCCGAGGTCCGCGCGCAGGTCGTCGCGGAGCCGCTCGTACCGGGCGAGGGCCTCCGGGCGCCGGCCCGCGGCGGCGAGCAGGCGCATCAGGCCGCGGACCGCACCCTCGTGCCGCGGATCGATGGCGAGCGCCCGCTGCAACGCCGCGCCGGCCTCCGCCGCGCCGGCCCGGGCCGCCAGCTCGACGAGCAGCTCACAGAGGAGTTCCCGGAGTTCCTCGCGCCGCGATGCCGCCCAGTCCTCGAACCGGTCCTCGGGCAGCAGGTCACCGGCGTACGCGGCGACCGCGGCGCGCAGGCCGGCCAGGCCGCCGTCGGCGCGGGCGGCCGCGGCGAGCCGCTCGAAGTGCCGCACGTCGACGTCGACGAGGCCGCCCGCGCGCAGCACCACCACGTCGTCGTGCAGCTCCATCAGCCCGGCGTGCGGTCCGTCGCCGGCGAGCACGCGCCGGGCGACGTGCAGCGCCTGGTGCAGATTGTTCGCGGCCGACGCGACCGGCCGGTCCGGCCACAGCACGTCCAGCAGCACGTCGCGGTGCATCCGCTGGTCCGGCGCGAGCGCGAGCAGCTTGACCAGCGTCCGGGCCTTGCGCAGGCGCCACTCGCGGGCTTGGACGGGCGTTCCGTCGCGGTCCACCTTGAACTCACCGAGCAGCCGGATCTGCACGCGACCTCCGGCGTCAGCCTAAGTGGTGTGCGCCCGTCCGGTCCGCGGCCAGCGCCGCCGGCCTGGGCAGCCTCGGGGTCAGGTCGGCCGGGTCGGCCGGCCTGCCGATCAGGTAGCCCTGTCCGTACTGGCAGCCGAGCCGGAACAGCTCGTCGAGCTGCTCCTGGTGCTCGATGCCCTCGGCGATGGTCTGTAGGTGCAGCGCGTTGCCGAGGTTGACCACGGCGGCGGCCAGCTCCCGCCCGCGCGGCGTGTCGAGCCGCCGGGTGAAGGACTGGTCGATCTTCAGTACGTCGATCGGGAGCTGTTCCAGGTACGTCAGCGACGAGTATCCGGTGCCGAAGTCGTCCAGCGCGATCTTCACGCCGAGCGCCCGGAGCGCGTCGATCACCGCCACCGAGGCGGCGATGTCCTGGACCAGCAGGGTCTCGGTCAGCTCAAGGGTGAGCGTCCGCGGCGGCAGGCCGGTGTCCTCGAGCACCTGCTGCACCTGGACCACCAGGCCGGGGTCTTCGAGCTGCCGTGCGGACAGGTTCACGCTCAGGTGCAGCAGTTCGAGGCCGGGCAGCCGCTGCCACTGTGCGGCCTGCCGGCAGGCCTGCCGCAGCACCGTGGCGCCGATGGGGACGATCAGGCCGGTCTCCTCGGCCAGCGGGATGAACCGGCCCGGCTCGAGCAGCCCCTTCGTGGGGTGCTGCCAGCGCACCAGCGCCTCGACGCCGGACAGCTGCCCGGACCCCAGTTCGATGATGGGCTGGAAGTGCACGATCATCTCGTCCTGGGCGAGGGCCCTGTGCAGTTCGTTCTCCGACTCCAGCCGGGCCAGCGCGGCGGCGTGCATGCCCACCTCGTACAGCTCGTAGCCGTGGCCGCCGCGCCGCTTGGCGCGGTACATCGCGGTGTCGGCGTTGCGCAGCAGGTCGCTGGGGTTGGTCACCTCGGCGTCGGACAGGGCCACCCCGATCGACGCGCCGATCCGCACCTCGTGGCCGCGTACCTTGCACGGCTCGCGCAGTGCGTCGATGATCCGCTCGGCCACCCGGATCGCCGCCGCGGCGTCCTCGGTGTCCTCCACGACGACGGCGAACTCGTCGCCGCCGAGCCGTCCGAACAGTTCGGACGCGCGCAGGCAGGTGCGCAGCCGTTCGGCGACGACGATCAGTACGTCGTCGCCGGCCTCGTGTCCCAGCGAGTCGTTGATCTGCTTGAAGCCGTTCAGGTCCAGCAGGAGCAGCGCCGCCGGCCGGCCGGTGCGCCTGGTCCGCTGTAGTGCCCGGGCCAGGCTGGCCTGAATGAGCGTGCGGTTGGGCAGCCCGGTCAGCGAATCCTGGTACGCCAGATCGGTGAGCTCCTCGGTCAGCGCGGCGCTGGACAGGCGCAGCGCCGTCTGTCCGGTGAGGGTGGTCAGCGCCGCGCGCGCCGCGTCGGGGATGGGCCCGTCGCAGCTCACGGTGAGCATGCCCAGCATCTGGTCCCGCACGGTCAGCGGCAGCGAGAGCGTGGTGGCGTGCCGGGCCGCCGATTCGGCACCGGCGCCGGCGACGGTCTCCAGCGCCCCGCCGGGGCGCAGCAGCGCGACCGATGCCCGCACCGGACCGTTGCCCGCCAACAGCTCGACGGCGACGTGCGCGGCCACGGAGTGGATCTCCGCCCGGTCGGTGGCCGCCTGCAGCCGGCTGCTGGCGGTGGTGAGCAGCCGTTCCTGGCGGATCGTCTGGTCCTGCCGGTCGAGGCTGACGGCGAAGAGGTGGCTGATCATCGCCAGGCTCGCGGCGCCGATCATCGTACCGAGCGCCTGCGGCACCGCCTGCGTCACGCCAAGGGCAACGGCGGAGCCGATCACCATGATCATGTACAGGCCGGTGCGGGCGATGACCAGCCGCCAGCTGCCGTACAGGGAGCGGAAGCTGAGCGCGAGGAAGAAGACGAAGTAGACGCCGTGCAGGTTCAGCGCCGCCACGAGCAGCGGGATGAGAAGGACCTCCACCGGTTCACCGGCGAGCGGGAAGGCGCCGCGCCGCTCGCCGCGGATCCACCAGGCTCCCGCCCCGGCCAGGGCGGCGACGGTGAGGAGCCGGAGCCACACCGGCCCCGGCGTGACGGCCGCCTGCAGTCCGGTCAGCGCGGCCAGCACCAGCGTCACCAGCAGCAACGCCCGGCTCACCTGGCGCAGCGACCCCTGGTCCCGGGGACGGGCGAATTCCTTGCCATAGCGCATCAGCCGGTCGGTCCACCGCGGCAGGTTCACCTTCGCCCCCAAACGTGGGTGTCCACCTGCACCCCATATCGACCACGACGCGCCGTGACTGAGCGGGGAGCCGTACGCTCGGTGCCGTTACCGGCCCCGACGAAAGCCGACAAGCGTTGAGCGCAAAAGACCGGCGCGGCGAGACCTCGCCCCGGATCCGGGACGTCGCCGCGGCCGCGGGCGTCTCGTACCAGACCGTGTCCCGGGTCATCAACGATTCGCCGAACGTGCGGGCCGAGACCCGGCAGCTGGTCGTCGACGTGATGGAGCGGCTGCGCTACCGGCCCAACCGGGCGGCCCGCGCCCTCGGCCTCGGCCGGGCCCGGGCGGTCACCGTGGTCACCTCGAACACGACCCTCTACGGGTACGCGAGCGTCCTTCAGGGCATCGAGGAGGCCGCTCGCCTGCTCGGCCTGGCGGTGGGCGTCCGCGTGGTCGAGTCGGAGTCGGCGGCCGACGTGCGCCACGCCGTCGACTACGTGAGCGACCCGACCGCCGGCAGCGTCGTGGTCGTCGCCTTCGATCCGGCGGGCGCGGGCGTGCTGCGCATGCTGCCCCCGGAGGTGCCGGTGGTGGCGGCCACCGAGGCGGGTGGCCTGCCCGGCGCCGGCTGCCGGATGATCTTCCTGGACGAGCGGCAGGCCGCCGCGGCCGCGACCCGGCACCTGCTCGGGCTGGGCCACCGCACGGTGCACCACGTGGCGATACCGTCCGAGGTGCCGGCCGGCGCCCGGCAGGCCGGCTGGCGTGACGCGCTGGACGCCGCGGGCAGGACCGCGCCCGAGGTGGTCCAGGCCGGATGGGACTCGCGCTCCGCCTACCTGGCCGGGCGGAGGCTGGCGGCGGACCCGGACGTGACCGCGATCCTCTGTGGCAACGACGACACCGCGCTGGCCGTGCGCCGCGCGCTCTTCGAGGCGGGCCGGGACGTGCCGGGCGACGTGAGCATCGTGGGTTTCGACGACGTACCGGGCGCGGCGTACTGGACGCCGGCGCTGACCACGGTGCGGATGGACTTCGCGGCGCTGGGCCGTCAGTGCGTGTCCGTGCTGGCCGGCGGGCCCGAGGTCGAGCTCGAGGCGCCCCGGCTGGTGATCCGGGAGTCGACCGCAACACCGAGGTAACAAAACCGTAACGGGCTCTTCCGCGCGGATATGTGACCGGTCACACTCATGCCTGAGAATGTGACCGGTCACATCCGAGGGAGGGTCATGAGATCGAGGACAGTAGCCATGATCGGCGTCATCGCGCTGGCGGCCACGACGATCGCTACCCCGGCGCGCGCGGCGGCGTCGCAGCTCACCGTGGACCTGGCGGCCGGAACGGGAGCCCTGCGCTACGGCGCGACCGGCTTCCTGTACGGGCTGGGCGACGAGGGCATACCCAACGAGACGATGCTGGCCGCCCTCAAGCCGCAGGTGACCGCCCAGAAGGCGCCCGACGGACTGCAACACCCCAACGGCGACGCGCTGCGGATCGCACCGATGTTCAAGCGCGCCGGCGGCCGCGACATCCAGATCTACCTCCAGGACATCTACAAGCAGTGGCCGTACGAGAACCTCGGGATCGCCGACTATCTGGCCAAGGTGGACACCATCGCCCGCAAGGTGGTCGCCGACCCGTATCGGAGCTCCTACGTCTACGTGCCGTTCAACGAGCCCGACCTCATCTGGTACTCCGGCAACCTCGCCGGCCTGCTCGCCGACTGGCGGACGGTGGTGCGGCGGATCCGCTCCATCGACCCCGGCGCCCGCGTCGCCGGGCCGAACTTCGCCTCCTACCGCTCGGCCGACCTGCGCACGTTCCTCGCCTTCGCCCGCGACAACGGCGTGCTCCCGGACGTGATGACCTGGCACGAGCTCGGCAACGACTTCTTCACCAGCTGGCAGAGCCACTACAACGACTACCGCGCGATCGAGACCGGCCTCGGCGTGAGCGCGCGGCCGATCACCATCAACGAGTACGGCCGGTCGTCCGGCGATCTCGGCGTGCCCGGCAACCTCGTGCAGTTCGTCGCGAAGTTCGAGGCCAGCAAGGTGGACGGCTGCCTGGCGTACTGGACCACGGCGGGCGGGCTCAACGACCTGGTCACCCGCAACAACCAGGCGACCGGCGGCTGGTGGCTCTACAAGTGGTACGGCGAGCTCACCGGCAACACCGTCGCCGTGACGCCGCCCAGCGCCGGCGGCTCGCTACAGGGCCTCGCCGCGCTCGACGCCGGCAAGAAGCAGGCCCGGGTGATCTTCGGCGGCAACAACCCCGGCACCGGGACCTACGACACGAACGTACTGGTCAAGGGCATCCCGTCGTACCTCGGCACGACCGTGCACGCGACCGTCTGGGGCGTGGACACCTCCGGCCTCAACCCGTCGGCCGGGCCGTACGTGGTCAAGGAGGGCGACTTCGCGGCGAGCGGCGGGCAGGCCACCATCCCGCTCACCGGACTGAAGGGCCAGTCCGCCTACCAGGTCATCGTGACCCCGAACGGCGACGTGGCACCCGCACGCCGCTACGAGGCCGAGTACGCCGCGATCGGCGGCACCGCGAAGATCGTCAGCACCTACTTCGTCGAGGGCTACGGCGCGAGCGGCACCGCGAGCACCCGGTTCGTCGTCTCGGTGCCGTCCGACGGCTACTACAACCTGGGCCTGCGCTACTCGGCCGGGCCGTACACCGGCGCACCGGCCGACCGCTCGATCCGCCTGCGGCTCAACGGCGCCGATCTGACCACCGTGGCCCTGCCCGGCACCGCCGACTGGAGCACCTGGAACACCG belongs to Amorphoplanes digitatis and includes:
- a CDS encoding BTAD domain-containing putative transcriptional regulator, with the translated sequence MQIRLLGEFKVDRDGTPVQAREWRLRKARTLVKLLALAPDQRMHRDVLLDVLWPDRPVASAANNLHQALHVARRVLAGDGPHAGLMELHDDVVVLRAGGLVDVDVRHFERLAAAARADGGLAGLRAAVAAYAGDLLPEDRFEDWAASRREELRELLCELLVELAARAGAAEAGAALQRALAIDPRHEGAVRGLMRLLAAAGRRPEALARYERLRDDLRADLGSDPDPETRRLYRDLLTADQDGHRPATPRHNLAPALTSFVGRDREIADVHRLLTPGGLLTLTGVGGAGKTRLAEEAARRLLGAYPDGVWFADLARVGDPRRVADAVAAALGLDPAAGPDALRTLTGRLAPTTLLLILDNCEHLLAACGNLAGAIRRACPGVTLLATSREPLHAPGEVTFRVPSLAVPGAAEGAGDPERLAMLPSVRLFLDRSRDVRPGFGIDAGNAAAVVEICRRLDGIPLAIELAAARMSHLEAVEIAERLHGALSLLGRRGQLTRHATLRATLEWSHALLAGDEQILLRRLAVFAGGFSLPSAERVCADERLPRGEILDCLGRIADKSLVQIERAGDRSRYRLLETIRQLARERLTEAGEADAFDAAHCRHFLELAVGNDPDRASGIVVERPQVLDIDHDNLRAALGWAVRNDPGRALLLGVSLWRYWLARGHFVEGAGWLERVLALAPEPSPDRARALFALAVLEARRGRSDRLSSLGAAALAAAERSGTPADAIQARLMRGILLVGVAEIDEVERVAEAALAGDGTPPVAATAHWLAALAALFREDVRTAGRRFAACLRHLSLVDPAAAPFLPAVTFCMPLAPVGAAQVPVFEESWLLGRRVGAVQGHAYALSALGYVRRLAGDLAGALETTGRSVDAFARIDDDAGLAHALNHLGCVERDARLFDPADRHLREALRLRERLGDRRGENLSLANLGLLSAAAGDLAEGRRLARAALDRGEAVDDGPGVGGALLNLTVVELYAGARDRARALAEQTVAAFEPQGYLRLVAWTRLLAAELARDDGDAEALERHGRAADALFRRLGARIGLRRCSALPLSDAKSVQRADS
- a CDS encoding putative bifunctional diguanylate cyclase/phosphodiesterase → MNLPRWTDRLMRYGKEFARPRDQGSLRQVSRALLLVTLVLAALTGLQAAVTPGPVWLRLLTVAALAGAGAWWIRGERRGAFPLAGEPVEVLLIPLLVAALNLHGVYFVFFLALSFRSLYGSWRLVIARTGLYMIMVIGSAVALGVTQAVPQALGTMIGAASLAMISHLFAVSLDRQDQTIRQERLLTTASSRLQAATDRAEIHSVAAHVAVELLAGNGPVRASVALLRPGGALETVAGAGAESAARHATTLSLPLTVRDQMLGMLTVSCDGPIPDAARAALTTLTGQTALRLSSAALTEELTDLAYQDSLTGLPNRTLIQASLARALQRTRRTGRPAALLLLDLNGFKQINDSLGHEAGDDVLIVVAERLRTCLRASELFGRLGGDEFAVVVEDTEDAAAAIRVAERIIDALREPCKVRGHEVRIGASIGVALSDAEVTNPSDLLRNADTAMYRAKRRGGHGYELYEVGMHAAALARLESENELHRALAQDEMIVHFQPIIELGSGQLSGVEALVRWQHPTKGLLEPGRFIPLAEETGLIVPIGATVLRQACRQAAQWQRLPGLELLHLSVNLSARQLEDPGLVVQVQQVLEDTGLPPRTLTLELTETLLVQDIAASVAVIDALRALGVKIALDDFGTGYSSLTYLEQLPIDVLKIDQSFTRRLDTPRGRELAAAVVNLGNALHLQTIAEGIEHQEQLDELFRLGCQYGQGYLIGRPADPADLTPRLPRPAALAADRTGAHHLG
- a CDS encoding LacI family DNA-binding transcriptional regulator — protein: MSAKDRRGETSPRIRDVAAAAGVSYQTVSRVINDSPNVRAETRQLVVDVMERLRYRPNRAARALGLGRARAVTVVTSNTTLYGYASVLQGIEEAARLLGLAVGVRVVESESAADVRHAVDYVSDPTAGSVVVVAFDPAGAGVLRMLPPEVPVVAATEAGGLPGAGCRMIFLDERQAAAAATRHLLGLGHRTVHHVAIPSEVPAGARQAGWRDALDAAGRTAPEVVQAGWDSRSAYLAGRRLAADPDVTAILCGNDDTALAVRRALFEAGRDVPGDVSIVGFDDVPGAAYWTPALTTVRMDFAALGRQCVSVLAGGPEVELEAPRLVIRESTATPR
- a CDS encoding carbohydrate-binding protein; translation: MIGVIALAATTIATPARAAASQLTVDLAAGTGALRYGATGFLYGLGDEGIPNETMLAALKPQVTAQKAPDGLQHPNGDALRIAPMFKRAGGRDIQIYLQDIYKQWPYENLGIADYLAKVDTIARKVVADPYRSSYVYVPFNEPDLIWYSGNLAGLLADWRTVVRRIRSIDPGARVAGPNFASYRSADLRTFLAFARDNGVLPDVMTWHELGNDFFTSWQSHYNDYRAIETGLGVSARPITINEYGRSSGDLGVPGNLVQFVAKFEASKVDGCLAYWTTAGGLNDLVTRNNQATGGWWLYKWYGELTGNTVAVTPPSAGGSLQGLAALDAGKKQARVIFGGNNPGTGTYDTNVLVKGIPSYLGTTVHATVWGVDTSGLNPSAGPYVVKEGDFAASGGQATIPLTGLKGQSAYQVIVTPNGDVAPARRYEAEYAAIGGTAKIVSTYFVEGYGASGTASTRFVVSVPSDGYYNLGLRYSAGPYTGAPADRSIRLRLNGADLTTVALPGTADWSTWNTATTKVFLPAGISRVEYNAYASDDRDAVNLDYLDVAAATGVVTAYEAESAANTLGGTAVVTADAAASGGRYVGWLGAGGANTLRFNGVTVPSAGRYRMVVGYANGELGDGATNYNSNIVDRYAEISANGGAAKKVYFRNTLGWSNYRTTVVDVDLAAGANTITFGNASTGYAPNIDRIQLAAPVG